TAAGTTTTACCAATTACCAATTCATTAAGATATTTGAAATTGATATGTGTTTTTGAAGTTAGTGATTGACTTTGGTGAAATTGATTTGTTTTGTTAAAGTTATATTGTTTGCTTAGGTTATATTGCTATGTTTTTTAttgaattgattgtttgattatgtgaaattgatatggtttattgaatttattgtttgattaggtgaaagCAACTTGTTTTAttgaattgattgtttgattaggtgaaattgatatgttttatttaatttattgtttgattaggtgaaacCAACTTGTTTTATCGAAGtcattgtttgattaggtgtaattgttatgtttttattgaatttattgtttgattaggtgaaagCAAGTTGTTTTATTGAAGtcattgttatgtttttatatgttaaaCTAAGTGGTTTTTTTACCAAAAGACAAAGACCTAATCCTAATGAAAGTGGTGAAGAATGTTCCCAAATACCAATCACCAATCAATCAATGCCTTCCGTTTCTAATCCTAATGCAACTCCACAAACACAATGCTCTAACCAACCTAATGATAATGTTGACTTGAAGGATCTTCCAAAGGACCCGGCGGATAGGCCATTGATTACAAGTTACAAACCAAATATAAGAGATGATGTAAGAAGAGCATATTTGCTTCAAGGACTGTGTCAAGTAAGGGCACATAAGTTTCCTAAAAAAATAGGTGATAGATTTAGAAGATTCGTTCCTTCATGGTTTGATGACTTTGATTGGTTGGAATATAGTGTGAAAAAGGATAGTGCATATTGTTTATATTGTTATTTGTGTGGGGACCTCATGGGACAAAAAGGAGGGAGAGATGCATTTGTTTCTCAAGGTTTTGATACTTGGAATAAAAAAGATGCATTTTAGACTCATGTGGGTGGTATTGATAGTTTTCACAACAAAGCAAAAGAAAAGTGTGAGTTTTTAATGAGGGAAAAACAAGCTATCAATGTAGTCTTGAGGAGGCAAACCGAAGTAGAGGATCATAAATATAAAGCTCGATTACGTGTTTCTATTATTGTCGTTAGACTTTTATTGAAAACCGGTTTACCGTTTCGTGGTCATGACGAGTCAGTTAACTCGGAAAATAGAGGGCTATACATTGAAGTGTTAAAAACCATTCGAGAGACTAGTGAAGATATTTTCAACAATACTTTAGAAAATGCTCCAAAAAACAATCAAATAATTTCCCCTAAAATTCAAAAAGAACTTGTGCAATGTTTTGCACAAGAAGTACTTTTGAGTATTCGTGAAGAGATTGGTCAATATGTTTTTGCTTTACTAGTTGATGAATCTAGTGATGTTTCAAAAAAGGAACAAATGGCTATTGTTTTGCGTTATGTCGATACTCTTGGCTTTGTGAAAGAAAGATTCATAGGTCTAGTGCACGTGAAGGATACATCTTCTTTGACACTCAAAAACGCCATAAATGAAGTACTTACAAGTAATAAGTTGAGTTTTAGTCAGGTAATTTATTCTTTACTTTTTTGTTATTTcaatttaattaatatatatatatatatatatatatatatatatattaattgttttaaattttaatagatAAGAGGACAAGGTTATGATGGGGCTAGCAATATGTGAGGGGAATTCAATGGTTTGAAAGCTTTGATATTACAAGAGAATGACACGGCTTTTTATGTACATTGCTTTGCACACCAACTTCAATTAGTAGTTGTGGCTGTAGCAAAGAAGCATGATGGTGTTAGTGACTTTTTTGAGCAAATTTCGTTGGTGGTTAATGTAGTTTGTGCATCGTGTAAAAGAAAAGACTTACTACGAGAGCAAGCAAGAGAAAGGGTGCAAAAAGGCTTGTGTAGTGGTGAACTTGAAACCGGAAGAGGGTTAAATCAAGAGACTACACTTGTTCGAGCGGGAGAAACAAGATGGGGTTCACATTTCAACACACTCACAAGTTTGCTGAAGTTATTTGCGGATGTTCTTGTAGTTTTAGATTTTGTGAAAAAGGAGGGAGGGTCATTGGCAAACCGTCAACAAGCATCTGGAATCTTAGCATATTTTAAATCATATGAGTTCGTGTTTTACTTACATATGATGTATGACCTTTTACACCTCACGGGTACATTGTCAAAGCAACTTCAAAGAAAAGATCTAGACATTTTAGAAGCGGCTTCGATGGTTAGAGGGACAATGGAGGCATTGCAATCTTTTAGAAACATAGGGTTTGCTAGCATTTTGCCAAAAGTATCCTCTTTTGTGAAACACACAAAATTGATACTTTGGATATGGAAGAGTTGTATATTGGTGCGAGAAACCGTAGGACTACAAAGACTAATAGGTTTCATTTTGAGGTTGAAATATTCAACACGGTGGTAGATATGCAACTTACAGAATATTAGGATCAATTTAGTGAAACAAGCACCCAATTACTAGAATACATGGGTGCTTTGAGCCCTTGTGATTCATTTGCACAATTTGACAAATCAAAGTTATTGAAGTTGGGTAAGTTATACAAGTATGACTTTGATGATTCAGATATGATAGACCTTGAAGGACAACTTGAGATATTTTATCACTCTTGCATCAAAGATGAGCGCTTCGCTAGTTTGAAAGGAATTTCCGACCTTTCTCGTTTGATGGTTAGTACGGGGAAGCATCGATCTTATCCTTTGGTTTATAAGctattaaagttggctttgataTTACCTGTAGCAACTGCAAGTGTAGAAAGatgtttttcaaagatgaaactCTTGAAGACCGACTTGCGTAACAAAATTGGCGATGAATTTTTGAACGACGCATTGCTGTGTAATGTCGAGACCGAAGCACTTGCGAAAGTTGAGAATGAAAAATTAATGGAGCGGTTTCAAAAGATGTCTGCACGAAAAGGACAAATTTAAATTCTAGTATATCGTTGTTATATTATGTTTAACcagaaaaaaaattattagatGAATAGATCTTTTATATTATGTTTGACCGGAATttctttttttaatgttttatattatGTGTGACGGGAAAAAAAATTGTGCAACCCTATTACTAATTCCTGCGTCCGCCCCTGCCAGTTGTAATCCTTTGAATCAAAAGGCATAACGGACTTAGTAATTTACAGCAACAAAAACACTATTAACACTTATGTGATATGAGCCGATATTATTATTCAAAAAGATTACATTAAGTATTGGAATCATTATTTCTTATGCATATGCATCATTATAATGGACCAACAAATATTGATAACTATTTAGAAATTTCTCTTATAATTCCTTTTCTAATCTCatactttaaaaattaataaaaaaaaatcaagaacatAAATGTTCCTCCTCTCAGGCTCTTACACTTTATTTCAAATACCCTCATGAAAATTCACAAGTCAGACAATAACCAAAAGCCATTCACCATCCTTATAATTTTGCAATGGTATCATTTTAGCAATACAAGTAAAAATTAGCCTTTTGAACTAATATTAATACTACTTTAGCAATTAAGCATACGTAATTACATAAATTAAAATGATATTGATTGTAATCTAGCTATTAATGAAACTTTACAGCAACTGACAGGATCGTGACTCCGTGAGGTCTATAGCTCAAATTTCGCATTATGGTGAATCGAATTATGAGTTCAAGACTACATCCTATTTGGCAATCGTGAGTGAGAATTAAGAAACTGAAACATAGGCAAATTTGTAACCAGTAAGAGTTAACGTTGCAATTTGGGGATCCTGACTGATTGGATTTGGGCTTGTGAGATTGGGGTTTAACGAATATCGGTATGACATCCTTCTTCATCGAGCCACCTCGCAACCATAAGATGCAATAATGAACAATCAACTATTAAAAAGAGGAAAACCCATGATGAAAGTGGTATCATTGCAGATTTAAAACTTACAGCGGATGTTGTATAAGCTGCTCTTCGGTGACcactaggggtgtaagtgagccgagctactcgtgagctactcgggatcgactcattaaaagctcgactcgagatcgaattaaacgagcccgagccgagctcgagcccaaatatgaggctcgtttattaaacgagctcgagccgagcttcagctagtgggctcgcgagcctaaacgagcctatatatatatatatatatatatatatatatatatatatatatatatatatatatatatatatatatatatatatatatatatatatatatatatatatatatatataggctcgtttaagctcgtttaggctcgcgagctcactaaattgttcacgaaccgagctcgagcttcattttaaggctcgaattgagctcgagctcgagctcgagcttcttCAAAATTAAaggagccgagctcgagcttggttaGGCTCAGGCTCGGCTcagctcgtttacacccctagtgACCACCAGTTTCATGAACTCTGCTCCACGCGTGACCAAATCATCACACGGTCCATAAAGTTAACGGGCCCAAAATTTGTGAGATGTATAGTAtattcataaataaaaaaaaatattaattttatgtATTTGTCTTTGACCCAATTAACAAATTAAACCAACTTCAGCATAATGAAATAACCTCTTATTCTTGTATGGACTATGGAACACGTTTTGAGAAGTAAATGTTAAGCAACCATTTTCATTTTGGACGTATTTCACTAGTCTACATCAGGCGGGAACCGGTTAATCAAATTGAAACCTTGTGTGAATTGTAATCGTCGCCTAGTGAATCGACATCAGAAGAACAATTCATAATCAGTCACACTTTGTTTCTAATTTGATATTTTGATTTCTCATTCTGGTAGTCTAGTACCAGACTTCAGATTATACACACATT
The genomic region above belongs to Lactuca sativa cultivar Salinas chromosome 4, Lsat_Salinas_v11, whole genome shotgun sequence and contains:
- the LOC128133615 gene encoding uncharacterized protein LOC128133615; this encodes MKQVKASCFIEVIVMFLYVKLSGFFTKRQRPNPNESGEECSQIPITNQSMPSVSNPNATPQTQCSNQPNDNVDLKDLPKDPADRPLITSYKPNIRDDVRRAYLLQGLCQVRAHKFPKKIGDRFRRFVPSWFDDFDWLEYSVKKDSAYCLYCYLCGDLMGQKGGRDAFVSQGFDTWNKKDAF
- the LOC111886980 gene encoding uncharacterized protein LOC111886980, which gives rise to MREKQAINVVLRRQTEVEDHKYKARLRVSIIVVRLLLKTGLPFRGHDESVNSENRGLYIEVLKTIRETSEDIFNNTLENAPKNNQIISPKIQKELVQCFAQEVLLSIREEIGQYVFALLVDESSDVSKKEQMAIVLRYVDTLGFVKERFIGLVHVKDTSSLTLKNAINEVLTSNKLSFSQIRGQVVAVAKKHDGVSDFFEQISLVVNVVCASCKRKDLLREQARERVQKGLCSGELETGRGLNQETTLVRAGETRWGSHFNTLTSLLKLFADVLVVLDFVKKEGGSLANRQQASGILAYFKSYEFVFYLHMMYDLLHLTGTLSKQLQRKDLDILEAASMVRGTMEALQSFRNIGFASILPKVSSFVKHTKLILWIWKSCILVRETVGLQRLIGFILRLKYSTRW